One genomic segment of Impatiens glandulifera chromosome 6, dImpGla2.1, whole genome shotgun sequence includes these proteins:
- the LOC124941464 gene encoding sucrose transport protein SUC3 isoform X1 codes for MDLVSNRVPYKNLRQAEVELVGADEHFHHDHYRFEFHGNHDRPRESDGTFSDLSMNSPQAQPSPPPKNTSLPTLILSCTIAAGVQFGWALQLSLLTPYIQTLGIQHAFSSFIWLCGPITGLVVQPCVGIWSDKCTSRYGRRRPFILIGSLMISVAVIIIGFSADIGYLLGDTKEDCRTFKGTRVRAAVIFVIGFWMLDLANNTVQGPARALLADLSGPDQRNSANAIFCCWMAVGNILGFSAGASGNWHRWFPFLTSRACCEACGNLKAAFLIAVIFLAICTLMTLRYAKEVPLAPKPTPHLSDSFPLLDVLEKRAFKSSNQQTNINVTDGAHKHNHYNGCEMQVNSKNDEHMSNEEVQIDSITESPGAVLVNLLTSMRHLPPAMHGVLTVMALTWLSWFPFFLFDTDWMGREVYHGNPKGDVSEVKAYDHGVRAGAFGLLLNSVVLGVTSFLIEPMCRRMGARIVWALSNFIVFLCMAGTAIISFVSMIEEEEDSKGGSGALKTASLIVFALLGFPLAITYSVPFSVTAELTADSGGGQGLAIGVLNLAIVVPQMMVSLGAGPWDALFGGGNIPAFALASVSAFAAGVVAMLKLPHLSSNSNRSSPSFHFG; via the exons ATGGATTTGGTGTCAAACCGAGTCCCTTACAAGAATCTGAGGCAGGCAGAAGTAGAATTAGTGGGCGCTGACGAACATTTTCATCACGATCATTATCGATTTGAGTTCCATGGTAATCACGATAGACCTAGGGAATCAGACGGAACATTTTCTGATCTCTCCATGAATTCGCCTCAAGCTCAGCCATCGCCACCACCAAAGAACACTAGTTTGCCTACCTTAATCCTGAGCTGTACGATTGCTGCTGGTGTACAGTTTGGCTGGGCACTGCAACTTTCTCTTCTCACACCTTACATTCAG ACACTTGGAATACAACATGCCTTTTCATCATTTATCTGGCTGTGTGGTCCTATCACAGGTCTTGTG GTTCAACCCTGTGTGGGTATTTGGAGTGATAAATGCACCTCAAGATATGGAAGAAGAAGACCTTTTATTCTCATTGGATCACTCATGATTTCTGTTGCT gtgATAATTATCGGATTTTCTGCAGACATTGGTTATTTATTAGGAGACACAAAAGAGGATTGCAG AACATTTAAAGGTACGCGAGTCAGAGCTGCCGTCATATTTGTTATTGGATTTTGGATGCTGGATCTTGCAAACAATACTGTGCAg GGTCCTGCTCGTGCTCTTCTGGCTGATTTATCTG GTCCTGATCAAAGAAACTCAGCGAATGCTATATTTTGCTGTTGGATGGCAGTTGGTAACATCCTAGGATTCTCTGCTGGTGCTAGTGGGAATTGGCACAG GTGGTTTCCTTTCTTAACTAGCAGAGCTTGCTGTGAGGCCTGTGGAAATCTTAAGGCAGCATTTCTGATTGCAGTG ATATTCCTTGCGATATGTACTTTGATGACTCTCCGCTATGCGAAAGAGGTTCCACTAGCACCAAAGCCAACTCCACATTTATCAGATTCATTTCCTCTCTTGGATGTTCTTGAAAAGAGGGCGTTTAAATCTTCTAATCAGCAGACAAACATAAATGTGACTGACGGTGCACATAAGCATAATCATTATAATGGTTGTGAAATGCAAGTGAACTCGAAAAACGATGAACATATGAGTAATGAGGAAGTTCAAATTGATAGTATCACTGAAAGTCCTGGGGCTGTGTTGGTAAATCTGTTAACAAGCATGAGACATTTACCGCCAGCCATGCACGGAGTACTTACAGTTATGGCTCTTACTTGG TTGTCTTGGTTTCCATTTTTTCTTTTCGATACGGATTGGATGGGGAGAGAAGTTTATCATGGGAACCCAAAGGGGGATGTATCCGAGGTTAAGGCTTATGATCATGGTGTCAGAGCAGGTGCATTTGGTCTGCTATTAAATTCA GTTGTTCTTGGTGTTACCTCATTCTTAATTGAACCGATGTGTCGAAGGATGGGTGCAAGGATTGTTTGGGCATTGAGCAACTTTATAGTGTTTCTGTGTATGGCGGGAACTGCCATAATTAGCTTTGTTTCTATGatagaggaggaggaggattcTAAAGGAGGCAGTGGAGCACTCAAAACTGCCTCTCTTATTGTTTTTGCTCTCTTGGGCTTCCCTCTTGCT ATTACATATAGTGTTCCCTTCTCTGTTACGGCAGAACTGACAGCCGATTCTGGCGGTGGACAAG GACTTGCCATTGGTGTTTTAAATCTTGCTATTGTGGTACCACAA ATGATGGTATCTCTGGGTGCTGGTCCATGGGATGCACTGTTTGGGGGAGGAAATATTCCTGCATTCGCTTTAGCTTCTGTAAGTGCCTTTGCTGCTGGAGTAGTTGCCATGCTTAAATTGCCTCATCTTTCTAGCAATTCTAACCGATCATCACCGAGTTTCCACTTTGGTTGA
- the LOC124941464 gene encoding sucrose transport protein SUC3 isoform X2 — protein sequence MHLKIWKKKTFYSHWITHDFCCYIGYLLGDTKEDCRTFKGTRVRAAVIFVIGFWMLDLANNTVQGPARALLADLSGPDQRNSANAIFCCWMAVGNILGFSAGASGNWHRWFPFLTSRACCEACGNLKAAFLIAVIFLAICTLMTLRYAKEVPLAPKPTPHLSDSFPLLDVLEKRAFKSSNQQTNINVTDGAHKHNHYNGCEMQVNSKNDEHMSNEEVQIDSITESPGAVLVNLLTSMRHLPPAMHGVLTVMALTWLSWFPFFLFDTDWMGREVYHGNPKGDVSEVKAYDHGVRAGAFGLLLNSVVLGVTSFLIEPMCRRMGARIVWALSNFIVFLCMAGTAIISFVSMIEEEEDSKGGSGALKTASLIVFALLGFPLAITYSVPFSVTAELTADSGGGQGLAIGVLNLAIVVPQMMVSLGAGPWDALFGGGNIPAFALASVSAFAAGVVAMLKLPHLSSNSNRSSPSFHFG from the exons ATGCACCTCAAGATATGGAAGAAGAAGACCTTTTATTCTCATTGGATCACTCATGATTTCTGTTGCT ACATTGGTTATTTATTAGGAGACACAAAAGAGGATTGCAG AACATTTAAAGGTACGCGAGTCAGAGCTGCCGTCATATTTGTTATTGGATTTTGGATGCTGGATCTTGCAAACAATACTGTGCAg GGTCCTGCTCGTGCTCTTCTGGCTGATTTATCTG GTCCTGATCAAAGAAACTCAGCGAATGCTATATTTTGCTGTTGGATGGCAGTTGGTAACATCCTAGGATTCTCTGCTGGTGCTAGTGGGAATTGGCACAG GTGGTTTCCTTTCTTAACTAGCAGAGCTTGCTGTGAGGCCTGTGGAAATCTTAAGGCAGCATTTCTGATTGCAGTG ATATTCCTTGCGATATGTACTTTGATGACTCTCCGCTATGCGAAAGAGGTTCCACTAGCACCAAAGCCAACTCCACATTTATCAGATTCATTTCCTCTCTTGGATGTTCTTGAAAAGAGGGCGTTTAAATCTTCTAATCAGCAGACAAACATAAATGTGACTGACGGTGCACATAAGCATAATCATTATAATGGTTGTGAAATGCAAGTGAACTCGAAAAACGATGAACATATGAGTAATGAGGAAGTTCAAATTGATAGTATCACTGAAAGTCCTGGGGCTGTGTTGGTAAATCTGTTAACAAGCATGAGACATTTACCGCCAGCCATGCACGGAGTACTTACAGTTATGGCTCTTACTTGG TTGTCTTGGTTTCCATTTTTTCTTTTCGATACGGATTGGATGGGGAGAGAAGTTTATCATGGGAACCCAAAGGGGGATGTATCCGAGGTTAAGGCTTATGATCATGGTGTCAGAGCAGGTGCATTTGGTCTGCTATTAAATTCA GTTGTTCTTGGTGTTACCTCATTCTTAATTGAACCGATGTGTCGAAGGATGGGTGCAAGGATTGTTTGGGCATTGAGCAACTTTATAGTGTTTCTGTGTATGGCGGGAACTGCCATAATTAGCTTTGTTTCTATGatagaggaggaggaggattcTAAAGGAGGCAGTGGAGCACTCAAAACTGCCTCTCTTATTGTTTTTGCTCTCTTGGGCTTCCCTCTTGCT ATTACATATAGTGTTCCCTTCTCTGTTACGGCAGAACTGACAGCCGATTCTGGCGGTGGACAAG GACTTGCCATTGGTGTTTTAAATCTTGCTATTGTGGTACCACAA ATGATGGTATCTCTGGGTGCTGGTCCATGGGATGCACTGTTTGGGGGAGGAAATATTCCTGCATTCGCTTTAGCTTCTGTAAGTGCCTTTGCTGCTGGAGTAGTTGCCATGCTTAAATTGCCTCATCTTTCTAGCAATTCTAACCGATCATCACCGAGTTTCCACTTTGGTTGA